In the genome of Dermacentor variabilis isolate Ectoservices chromosome 5, ASM5094787v1, whole genome shotgun sequence, one region contains:
- the LOC142583570 gene encoding uncharacterized protein LOC142583570: MIKARALGIKGKMYNFIAGFVEERSYQVEVGHDASAIRTNPAGVPQGSVISPTLFNIAMHQLPKRLADVPGLKHAVYAGDVTVWTHQGCIGEQEDVLQRALDIIHAYATETGLHTVPDKTEFVVIHRGRSTFGNQEEKQPFKLYIGDQHITRKSTIRILGMHLDENCTANTWFQCVTKTSKQILHALRRISTRTRGVNEREMRQFAQAFLVSRIMYRLPYRPVNRTQMHALDRLLKEAKRIVTGLPSYTSLEALKSCSKLNNVSELVDMHIYTKETRRRATKAGRHTLMLLGYDVHKMPILPNNTPPWEITALTDGRPLPLNMDSTQRMRRLAYAKRHAKATSSLSLTERIVYTDAALPADDASNTCYATAWYDQTNENQNRRHDISAEAMSSTRAELMAILDYLEWALATSSQTDPVHHHVYKDSQAAHRACADVIYTDPVLQKIRHQSRLLGECGHDVTIHWVPAHCSIPGNEKAHKMARAHLSTTLARASDNPYPLLATTPEIADPMADKHATKQRRAAYLAAVGNPLSIQSLPPKVFTRRESVLLRRIQTSTLLTPHLLNRFHKGGTPPPVSGFCSMCTCADLNHLCWECPLYIPPRLRDLATIQRGPWPSSLRTWARPDTTSPDHTMELWRALLLFLQDPAAPPVGDRLRDSHKRHAAPT, translated from the exons ATGATCAAAGCACGCGCCCTTGGCATCAAAGGGAAGATGTACAACTTCATAGCGGGTTTCGTTGAAGAGCGAAGCTACCAAGTCGAAGTTGGTCACGACGCCAGTGCCATACGAACCAACCCCgcaggcgtcccccagggctcAGTTATTTCACCGACGCTGTTCAATATAGCTATGCACCAGCTACCTAAGCGCCTTGCCGACGTACCGGGCCTGAAACACGCGGTGTACGCCGGTGACGTCACCGTGTGGACGCATCAAGGGTGCATCGGGGAGCAGGAGGACGTCTTACAACGAGCTCTCGACATTATTCACGCCTATGCCACGGAAACGGGTTTACACACTGTCCCAGACAAAACAGAGTTTGTCGTCATTCATCGTGGCAGGTCTACCTTTGGAAACCAGGAAGAAAAGCAGCCTTTTAAACTGTACATCGGTGACCAACACATCACACGGAAATCTACTATCCGAATACTCGGTATGCACCTAGACGAGAACTGCACAGCGAACACTTGGTTCCAATGCGTTACGAAGACCAGCAAACAAATCCTGCACGCTTTACGCAGAATCTCTACCCGCACCCGTGGAGTAAACGAACGTGAAATGCGGCAGTTCGCTCAAGCTTTTCTTGTCTCCCGTATCATGTACAGGCTGCCGTATC ggccag TCAACCGCACACAGATGCACGCGCTCGACCGGTTACTTAAGGAAGCCAAACGCATTGTAACTGGACTCCCAAGTTACACAAGCCTCGAAGCGCTTAAAAGTTGTAGCAAACTCAACAACGTGTCCGAGCTCGTAGACATGCACATCTATACAAAAGAGACGAGACGTCGTGCCACAAAAGCTGGGCGACACACACTCATGCTCCTCGGGTATGACGTCCACAAAATGCCTATTTTGCCCAATAACACGCCGCCGTGGGAAATCACGGCTCTCACCGATGGTAGGCCACTTCCTCTCAATATGGACTCTACTCAGCGAATGCGGCGCCTTGCATATGCCAAGAGGCATGCCAAGGCTACGAGTTCACTCTCCTTGACTGAACGCATCGTATACACGGACGCTGCACTGCCTGCAGACGATGCTAGTAACACCTGTTATGCGACTGCGTGGTACGACcagacaaatgaaaatcagaacCGCCGCCATGATATATCAGCAGAAGCAATGTCCAGCACCCGCGCTGAGCTAATGGCCATCCTAGATTATTTGGAGTGGGCCCTCGCAACTTCGTCTCAAACTGACCCTGTTCACCACCATGTGTACAAAGATTCCCAGGCTGCCCATCGAGCATGTGCTGATGTTATTTACACAGATCCCGTACTGCAGAAGATCCGGCACCAGTCACGCCTGCTAGGcgaatgcggtcacgatgttaccatTCACTGGGTCCCTGCGCACTGCAGCATCCCCGGAAACGAGAAGGCTCATAAAATGGCGCGCGCTCATCTCTCTACCACGCTAGCCAGAGCCTCCGATAATCCTTATCCTCTCCTAGCTACCACACCTGAGATAGCAGACCCAatggcagacaagcatgcgaccaaacaacgacgtgccgcctacctcgcagcagtgggcaatccactctctatacagtcacttccaccgaaggtattcacacggcgagagtcagtcttgcttcggagaatccagactagcaccctccttactcctcacttgttgaaccgtttccacaagggtggcacaccaccacccgtaagtgggttctgttccatgtgcacatgtgctgatctcaaccacctttgttgggagtgccccctctacatcccaccaaggcttcgtgacctggccaccatacagcggggaccctggccttcttctctccggacttgggctcgcccggataccacgtctccggaccatACCATggagctctggcgagcactgctgttgttcctccaggaccctgcagcaccacccgtcggtgatcggctccgcgacagccacaagcgtcatgcggcccccacttag